A DNA window from Mytilus edulis chromosome 14, xbMytEdul2.2, whole genome shotgun sequence contains the following coding sequences:
- the LOC139503562 gene encoding uncharacterized protein, producing the protein MNLEKLFSHRAKIDLYGENQAEKEVKRLEASLLKIEKKYKIQSWDQKCEDYTQFLKQANKQQKIKLLASLKQLVVERCFLLSLVKRYAKGQAVAIRLNRQLKRVGKNMTKALNQYNGIGEHTGQLPDLLEFNDIKSSDCIISSIFC; encoded by the exons ATGAATTTGGAGAAATTGTTTTCACACAG GGCAAAAATAGATCTTTATGGTGAAAATCAAGCTGAGAAAGAAGTCAAAAG ACTAGAAGCTAGCTTGctgaaaattgagaaaaaatataaaattcagagCTGGGACCAAAAGTGTGAGGATTATACTCAATTTCTAAAACAAGCCAACAAGCAACAAAAAATTAAACTGCTGGCAAGTCTTAAACAGTTGGTGGTGGAGAGATGTTTTCTTCTAAGTCTTGTTAAAAGATATGCAA aagGACAAGCTGTAGCGATTAGATTAAATCGTCAGCTTAAAAGAGTAGGGAAGAATATGACAAAGGCCCTAAACCAGTATAATGGTATTGGTGAACACACTGGGCAGCTTCCTGACCTCCTAGAATTTAATGACATTAAGTCCTCAGACTGTATCATCAGTTCCATATTCTGTTAG